Proteins from a genomic interval of Procambarus clarkii isolate CNS0578487 chromosome 45, FALCON_Pclarkii_2.0, whole genome shotgun sequence:
- the LOC138350329 gene encoding uncharacterized protein FLJ40521-like: MKPVSSTRDEEEEEDCIIHQRRRGGGRLYHPPETKRRRKTVSSTRDEEDEACIIHQRRRGGRRLYHPPETRRRKTVSSTRDEEKEEDCIIHQRRRGGGRLYHPPETKRMKPASSTTDEEEEKDCIIHQRRGGGRLYHPPETKRRRKTVSSTRDEEEEEDCIIHQRRGGGRLYHPPQTRRRKKTVSSTRDEEDEACIIHQRRRGVGRLYHPPETKRRRKAVSSTRDEEEEEDCIIHQRRRG; this comes from the coding sequence ATGAAGCCTGTATCATCCACTagagacgaagaggaggaggaagactgtatcatccaccagagacgaagaggaggaggaaggctgtatcatccaccagagacgaagaggaggaggaagactgtaTCATCCACCAGAGACGAAGAGGATGAAGCCTGTATCATCCACCAGAGacgaagaggaggaagaagactgtatcatccaccagagacgaggaggaggaagactgtatcatccaccagagacgaagagaaggaggaagactgtatcatccaccagagacgaagaggaggaggaagactgtaTCATCCACCAGAGACGAAAAGGATGAAGCCTGCATCATCCACCACAGACGAGGAGGAGGAAAAAGACTGTATCATCCACCAgagacgaggaggaggaagactgtatcatccaccagagacgaagagaaggaggaagactgtatcatccaccagagacgaagaggaggaagaagactGTATCATCCACCAGAGACGAGGTGGAGGAAGACTGTATCATCCACCACAGACGAGGAGGAGGAAAAAGACTGTATCATCCACCAGAGACGAGGAGGATGAAGCCTGTATCATCCACCAGAGACGAAGAGGAGTAGGAAGACTGTATCATCCACCagagacgaagaggaggaggaaggctgtatcatccaccagagacgaagaggaggaggaagactgtaTCATCCACCAGAGACGAAGAGGATGA
- the LOC138350330 gene encoding uncharacterized protein FLJ40521-like: MKPVSSTRDEEEEEDCIIHQRRRGGGRLYHPPETKRRRKTVSSTRDEEDEACIIHQRRRGGRRLYHPPETRRRKTVSSTRDEEKEEDCIIHQRRRGGGRLYHPPETRRMKPASSTTDEEEEKDCIIHQRRGG, from the coding sequence ATGAAGCCTGTATCATCCACCagagacgaagaggaggaggaagactgtatcatccaccagagacgaagaggaggaggaaggctgtatcatccaccagagacgaagaggaggaggaagactgtaTCATCCACCAGAGACGAAGAGGATGAAGCCTGTATCATCCACCAGAGacgaagaggaggaagaagactgtatcatccaccagagacgaggaggaggaagactgtatcatccaccagagacgaagagaaggaggaagactgtatcatccaccagagacgaagaggaggaggaagactgtaTCATCCACCAGAGACGAGGAGGATGAAGCCTGCATCATCCACCACAGACGAGGAGGAGGAAAAAGACTGTATCATCCACCAGAGACGAGGAGGATGA